A genomic region of Mycolicibacterium poriferae contains the following coding sequences:
- a CDS encoding DUF309 domain-containing protein — translation MARDRDETGRPRNDRPRDALGRPLPHGSPGVARIPEDLELAPHDSLTYAQQLLDQGFPFHAHDVLEAAWKTGPDSEKHLWKALAQLAVGVTHIQRGNAKGAITLLRRASDGLSVGGEAPYGIDTVGLAAHAAALSEDLAAEVDIAPQRLKPRLVAGPG, via the coding sequence ATGGCCCGTGACCGCGACGAAACCGGTCGCCCGCGCAACGACCGTCCGCGCGATGCGCTGGGCCGTCCACTCCCGCACGGCAGCCCTGGTGTCGCCCGGATCCCCGAGGACCTCGAACTAGCGCCGCACGATTCGCTGACCTATGCCCAGCAACTCCTGGACCAGGGCTTCCCGTTCCACGCCCACGATGTGCTCGAGGCGGCCTGGAAGACAGGTCCGGACAGCGAGAAGCATCTGTGGAAGGCGCTGGCGCAGCTTGCGGTGGGTGTCACCCACATCCAGCGGGGCAACGCCAAGGGTGCGATCACTCTCCTTCGTCGCGCATCGGACGGCCTCTCGGTCGGCGGTGAGGCGCCCTACGGCATCGACACCGTAGGCCTGGCGGCCCACGCCGCGGCACTGAGCGAGGACCTCGCCGCCGAGGTCGACATTGCTCCGCAACGCCTGAAGCCCCGCCTGGTGGCCGGCCCGGGGTAG